The following are encoded in a window of Choloepus didactylus isolate mChoDid1 chromosome 17, mChoDid1.pri, whole genome shotgun sequence genomic DNA:
- the CDC42EP3 gene encoding cdc42 effector protein 3: MPAKTPIYLKAANNKKGKKFKLRDILSPDMISPPLGDFRHTIHIGKEGQHDVFGDISFLQGNYELLPGNQEKAVLGQFPGHSEFFRANSTSDSMFTETPSPVLKNAISLPTIGGSQALMLPLLSPVTFNSKQESFGPAKLPRLSCEPVTEEKAQEKSSLLENGTVHPGDTSWGSSGSASQSSQGRDSHSSSLSEQYPEWPAEDLLDHPAPCGLIKEKTKSEESLSNLTASLLSLQLDLGPSLLDEVLNVMDKNK; the protein is encoded by the coding sequence ATGCCCGCCAAGACCCCAATTTACCTGAAAGCTGCCAAtaacaagaaaggaaagaaatttaagCTGAGGGACATTTTGTCCCCTGATATGATTAGCCCTCCCCTCGGAGACTTTCGCCACACCATTCACATCGGGAAGGAGGGCCAGCACGATGTGTTTGGGGATATTTCCTTTCTTCAAGGGAACTATGAGCTTTTACCGGGAAACCAGGAGAAAGCAGTCCTGGGCCAGTTCCCCGGGCACAGTGAGTTCTTCCGGGCCAACAGCACCTCTGACTCGATGTTCACAGAGACGCCCTCCCCCGTGCTCAAAAACGCCATCTCCCTCCCCACCATTGGAGGGTCCCAAGCCCTCATGTTGCCCTTATTGTCTCCAGTGACATTTAATTCCAAGCAAGAGTCCTTTGGGCCAGCAAAGCTGCCCAGGCTTAGCTGTGAGCCCGTCACGGAGGAGAAAGCCCAGGAGAAAAGCAGCCTGCTGGAGAACGGGACAGTGCACCCGGGGGACACCTCGTGGGGCTCCAGCGGTTCCGCCTCGCAGTCCAGCCAGGGCCGGGACAGCCACTCCTCCAGCCTCTCCGAACAGTACCCCGAGTGGCCGGCCGAGGACCTGTTGGACCATCCTGCCCCGTGCGGGCTCATCAAGGAAAAGACTAAATCCGAGGAGTCCCTCTCCAACCTTACGgcttccctcctctccctgcaGCTCGATCTCGGGCCCTCGCTTTTGGATGAGGTGCTGAACGTCATGGATAAAAATAAGTAA